Proteins from one Penicillium digitatum chromosome 2, complete sequence genomic window:
- a CDS encoding Alcohol dehydrogenase, putative, giving the protein MSKAIYISPIDGKPGKPGQVYYPLSLRTIPKPSPQGGELLVKLSAAALNHRDLFIRQHLYPGVTFEVPLLADGVGTVVGTGLNVPSPEKWRGRRVILNPGAGWTDSPDGPEEATGLRIMGGTKVYDKGTLQEYITIEYSEVEEAPEHLSDAEAAALPLTGLTGWRALISKAGERNSGGGAAVLVTGIGGGVALMVLQFAVARGAHVLVTSSSQEKIQKAVKLGAAGGVSYKEDGWEKTLLGMLPAGKKNFDAIIDGAGGDSVEKSVQLLKTGGVLSVYGMTVSPKMPFTMSAVLKNIDVRGSTMGSRKEFKEMIEFVNAKKIRPVVSRVLQTGLDDMSAIDGLFEDMKKGTQFGKLVIEFGGSGSKL; this is encoded by the exons ATGTCCAAAGCAATTTACATATCACCAATTGACGGCAAGCCCGGCAAGCCAGGCCAAGTCTACTATCCGCTCTCCCTCCGTACCATCCCCAAGCCTTCCCCGCAAGGGGGTGAGCTACTGGTGAAACTGAGTGCCGCGGCGCTTAACCACCGTGATCTCTTCATCCGCCAACACCTCTACCCCGGCGTGACCTTCGAGGTGCCCCTTCTTGCGGATGGAGTTGGTACCGTTGTCGGAACTGGCCTGAACGTCCCTAGCCCAGAAAAATGGCGAGGCAGGCGGGTGATCTTGAACCCCGGTGCTGGTTGGACGGACTCGCCCGATGGACCAGAGGAGGCTACTGGACTCCGGATAATGGGCGGCACGAAGGTTTATGATAAGGGGACTTTGCAGGAGTATATTACCATCGAGTATTCGGAGGTTGAGGAGGCACCTGAGCATCTTTCTGATGCCGAGGCTGCGGCTCTGCCTCTGACGGGCCTGACGGGCTGGAGAGCTTTGATTTCCAAGGCCGGTGAGAGGAACTCTGGAGGTGGTGCTGCCGTCTTGGTTACAGgcattggtggtggtgtggCTCTGATGGTGCTGCAGTTTGCTGTTGCCAGAGGTGCGCATGTGTTGGTGACGAGCTCGAGCCAGGAGAAGATTCAGAAGGCCGTTAAACTAggtgctgccggtggtgttAGCTATAAGGAAGACGGTTGGGAAAAGACGCTGTTGGGTATGCTCCCAGCCGGGAAGAAGAACTTTGATGCCATCATTGATGGTGCCGGTGGTGATTCTGTTGAGAAATCCGTCCAGTTGCTTAAG ACCGGCGGTGTTCTCTCTGTCTATGGAATGACTGTGTCTCCTAAGATGCCATTTACGATGTCTGCTGTCCTCAAGAACATCGACGTCCGCGGTTCCACGATGGGCTCCCGAAAGGAGTTCAAGGAGATGATTGAGTTCGTCAATGCGAAGAAAATCCGCCCTGTGGTGTCTCGAGTTCTGCAAACTGGGCTGGATGACATGTCCGCAATTGACGGGCTGTTCGAAGACATGAAAAAGGGCACGCAATTCGGCAAATTGGTGATCGAGTTCGGCGGGTCGGGCAGTAAGCTGTGA